The following proteins come from a genomic window of Rattus norvegicus strain BN/NHsdMcwi chromosome 8, GRCr8, whole genome shotgun sequence:
- the Nktr gene encoding NK-tumor recognition protein isoform X4 has protein sequence MSGSEELRRKRTVSPEGYSERSDVNEKRSGDSNTKREKPVVRPEEIPPVPENRFLLRRDVPAVAVEPEQNVPDVAPVVSDQKPSVSKSGRKIKGRGTIRYHTPPRSRSHSESEDDDSSETPPHWKEEMQRLRAYRPPSGEKWSKGDKLSDPCSSRWDERSLSQRSRSWSYNGYYSDLSTARHSDGHHRKRRKEKKLKHKKKAKKQKHCRRHRQTKKRRIVMPPDLEPSRSPTHRVKSSSVGERRPHASSSSQCSSKRDWSKSDRDDRSASTRSSRDSYRSKCHSGSDSRGSSRSRAASESSSRSHNRSKSRSSSRSGPRRTTSVSPKKPAQLSENKPVKTEPLRSSMPQNGSVLVQPVAAENIPVIPLSDSPPPSRWKPGQKPWKPSYERIQEMKAKTTHLLPIQITYNLTNVKGTVSSSSYHKREKASESDGSAYSKYSDRSSGSSGRSRSKSSRSRSSSRSYTRSRSRSVPTSRSLSRSPSSRFHSPDKYSDGSRHSRSSSYTSVSSDNGRRATFRSSRKKSITSNKRHRSSSEKTPHSTYAKGREKSSRHRKYSESRSSLDYSSDSEQSHVQGVHSAPEKEKQGKVEMLNGKQGKGREEGKSKPEWECSHSKKRTLKGDLPDHSRGDSVSKGKNCAGSKWDSESNSEQDVTKSRKSDPRRCSDKEEGEASSDSESEVGQSHIKAKPPAKPPTNTSLPGSDGAWKSRRSRSSASESESSCSNLGNTRVEPQKQKHLKDSLKGEREKSKAKKDKRHKAPKRKQAFHWQPPLEFGEEEEEEEEVNGKQLMQDPKEKKHVSEKYEAVKDNTPKGEKTCNEGSCPNKPKMGTLEQDSLAEGEHDLNSCPAPLKVEENSTSSPPSTQHLEEPVPGGGEDVLQTDDNMEICTPDRTSPAKGEGVSPLANHRLDSPEISLIPEQDEHIAHPRSGGKQESSVSESKTLGESGAKQDSSTSLTSPVEIAGKKEGAEKSQVNLTDKWKPLQGIGNVAVSAATTSSTVDVKALSTVPEVKPQGLRIEIKSKNKVRPGSLFDEVRKTARLNRRPRNQESSSDEQTPSRDGDSQSRSPHRSRSKSETKSRHRTRSVSYSHSRSRSRSSTSSYRSRSYSRSRSRGWYSRGRTRSRSSSYGSFHSHRTSSRSRSRSSSYDPHSRSSRSYTYDSYYSRSRSRSRSQRSDSYHRGRSYNRRSRSIRSYGSDSESDRSYSRHRSPSESSRYS, from the exons ATGAGCGGTTCAGAGGAACTGAGAAGGAAGCGCACAGTGAGCCCTGAGGG ttactcTGAGAGGAGTGATGTGAATGAAAAAAGATCAGGTGATTCAAACACTAAAAGAGAAAAGCCCGTTGTTCGACCAGAAGAGATTCCTCCAGTTCCCGAGAACCGATTTTTACTTAGAAGAGATGTGCCTGCCGTCGCTGTGGAGCCTGAACA GAATGTTCCAGATGTTGCACCTGTTGTAAGTGATCAGAAACCATCTGTATCAAAGTCTGGACGGAAAATCAAGGGAAGAGGAACAATT CGCTATCACACACCTCCAAGGTCAAGATCCCACTCCGAGTCCGAAGATGATGACAGCAGTGAAACCCCACCTCACTGGAAGGAGGAGATGCAGAGACTGAGAGCCTACAGGCCACCGAGCGGAGAGAAGTGGAGCAAAGGAGACAA GCTAAGTGACCCCTGTTCAAGCAGATGGGATGAAAGGAGCTTGTCCCAGAGATCCCGATCATGGTCCTATAATGGGTACTATTCAGACCTTAGTACAGCAAGGCACTCTGATGGTCACCACAGAAAACGCCGGAAGGAAAAGAAGCTTAAGcataaaaaaaaagctaaaaagcagaaacattgccgaagacacagacagacaaagaagaggaggatagTTATGCCACCTGATTTGGAACCCTCAAGATCTCCCACCCACCGAGTGAAGTCCTCCAGTGTTGGAGAAAGGAGACCTCACGCCTCCTCATCCTCTCAGTGCTCGTCAAAGCGGGATTGGTCCAAATCAGACCGAGATGACCGGAGCGCTTCCACCCGCTCCAGCAGAGACTCCTACAGATCCAAGTGTCATTCAGGATCAGATTCTAGAGGGAGCTCTAGATCAAGGGCTGCGTCAGAATCCTCATCGCGCTCTCATAATAGATCAAAGTCTAGATCTAGTTCCAGGTCTGGGCCCCGAAGAACAACATCAGTATCCCCCAAAAAACCTGCTCAGCTGAGTGAAAATAAGCCAGTTAAGACAGAACCTTTAAGGTCATCAATGCCACAGAATGGAAGTGTGCTTGTGCAGCCAGTGGCAGCAGAAAACATTCCTGTAATACCATTGAGTGACAGCCCTCCCCCTTCTAGGTGGAAGCCTGGACAGAAGCCCTGGAAGCCCTCTTACGAGCGAATTCAGGAGATGAAAGCTAAAACAACCCACTTGCTGCCTATACAAATCACATACAATTTAACAAATGTTAAAGGAACTGTGAGTTCCTCGTCTtatcacaaaagagaaaaagcttcAGAAAGTGATGGGAGTGCTTATTCAAAGTACAGTGATAGAAGTTCTGGAAGCTCAGGAAGGTCAAGGAGCAAGTCTTCTAGGAGCAGGTCATCCTCCAGATCATACACGAGGTCAAGGTCACGAAGTGTACCTACGTCCCGCTCGCTCTCTAGGTCTCCATCCTCTAGGTTTCACTCGCCAGATAAGTACAGTGATGGCTCCCGGCACAGCAGGTCATCTTCATACACTTCTGTTAGCAGTGACAATGGAAGACGAGCCACATTTAGATCCAGCAGGAAAAAAAGTATCACTTCAAATAAAAGACACCGCAGCAGCTCTGAAAAGACACCTCACAGTACATACGCCAAAGGCAGAGAGAAGTCTTCACGTCACAGGAAGTATAGTGAAAGCAGATCATCTTTAGATTACTCTTCAGACAGTGAACAGTCACATGTTCAAGGAGTACACTCAGCCCCAGAGAAGGAAAAGCAGGGAAAAGTGGAAATGTTGAATGGTAAACAGGGGAAaggcagagaagaaggaaaatccAAGCCTGAATGGGAATGTTCTCATTCTAAAAAGAGAACTCTGAAAGGTGATCTTCCTGATCACTCTAGAGGTGACAGTGTGTCCAAAGGAAAGAACTGTGCTGGGAGTAAATGGGACTCTGAATCAAACTCAGAACAAGATGTGACAAAGAGCAGGAAAAGTGATCCCCGGAGATGTTCTgataaggaggagggggaagctTCATCAGACTCCGAGTCAGAAGTTGGCCAGAGTCACATCAAAGCCAAACCCCCAGCCAAACCTCCAACAAACACTTCCCTGCCTGGCAGCGATGGTGCCTGGAAGTCTAGGAGGTCACGGTCTTCAGCCTCTGAATCAGAGAGCTCCTGCTCCAACTTGGGGAACACTAGAGTGGAGCCCCAGAAGCAAAAACATTTGAAGGATAGTcttaaaggggagagagagaaatcaaaagCCAAAAAAGACAAAAGGCACAAGGCTCCAAAACGGAAGCAAGCTTTCCACTGGCAACCTCCACTCGAgtttggggaggaggaggaggaagaagaggaggtgaatGGAAAGCAACTTATGCAGGACCCGAAAGAGAAAAAGCATGTCTCTGAGAAGTATGAGGCTGTGAAAGACAATACTCCAAAAGGAGAGAAAACCTGTAATGAAGGTAGCTGCCCAAATAAACCCAAAATGGGTACTTTagagcaggactcacttgcagaGGGTGAGCATGATCTCAACTCTTGCCCTGCACCTCTGAAAGTGGAGGAAAACTCGACCAGCTCTCCCCCTAGCACCCAGCACCTTGAAGAGCCTGTCCCAGGTGGAGGGGAGGATGTGCTTCAGACAGATGACAACATGGAGATTTGCACCCCCGATAGGACTTCCCCTGCAAAGGGAGAGGGGGTGTCCCCTTTAGCAAACCACAGGCTAGACAGCCCAGAGATCAGCCTTATTCCAGAGCAGGATGAGCACATAGCACATCCCAGATCAGGAGGGAAACAAGAGAGCAGTGTGTCTGAAAGCAAGACCTTGGGTGAAAGTGGGGCTAAACAGGACAGCTCTACCAGCTTGACCAGTCCTGTAGAGATTGCTGGAAAGAAGGAGGGGGCTGAGAAGAGCCAGGTGAACCTCACAGATAAGTGGAAGCCACTGCAAGGTATAGGGAATGTGGCAGTGTCTGCTGCAACCACATCCAGCACTGTAGATGTAAAGGCTTTGTCTACCGTGCCTGAAGTGAAACCACAAGGCTTGAGAATAGaaatcaaaagcaaaaataaagttcGGCCTGGGTCTCTCTTTGATGAAGTAAGAAAGACAGCACGCCTGAATCGGAGGCCACGGAATCAAGAGAGTTCCAGTGATGAGCAGACACCTAGTCGGGATGGCGATAGTCAGTCCAGGAGTCCACACAGATCTCGAAGTAAATCTGAAACCAAATCTCGACACAGAACAAGGTCTGTCTCATACAGTCACTCACGAAGTCGATCTAGAAGTTCCACCTCATCTTACCG ATCAAGAAGCTACTCTAGAAGCCGAAGCAGGGGCTGGTATAGCAGAGGCCGAACCCGCAGCCGGAGCAGTTCCTATGGAAGTTTCCATAGCCACAG GACATCCAGCAGGAGCCGGTCCAGGAGCAGCTCCTATGACCCCCACAGCCGCTCCAG CAGATCCTACACCTACGACAGCTACTACAGCCGGAGTCGTAGCCGCAGCCGCAGCCAGAGGAGTGACAGTTACCATCGGGGTAGAAGTTACAACAGGCGGTCCAG GAGTATTAGGTCCTATGGCTCGGACAGTGAAAGTGACAGAAGTTACTCTCGTCACCGGAGCCCCAGTGAGAGCAGCAGATACAGCTGA
- the Nktr gene encoding NK-tumor recognition protein isoform X5, which translates to MQRLRAYRPPSGEKWSKGDKLSDPCSSRWDERSLSQRSRSWSYNGYYSDLSTARHSDGHHRKRRKEKKLKHKKKAKKQKHCRRHRQTKKRRIVMPPDLEPSRSPTHRVKSSSVGERRPHASSSSQCSSKRDWSKSDRDDRSASTRSSRDSYRSKCHSGSDSRGSSRSRAASESSSRSHNRSKSRSSSRSGPRRTTSVSPKKPAQLSENKPVKTEPLRSSMPQNGSVLVQPVAAENIPVIPLSDSPPPSRWKPGQKPWKPSYERIQEMKAKTTHLLPIQITYNLTNVKGTVSSSSYHKREKASESDGSAYSKYSDRSSGSSGRSRSKSSRSRSSSRSYTRSRSRSVPTSRSLSRSPSSRFHSPDKYSDGSRHSRSSSYTSVSSDNGRRATFRSSRKKSITSNKRHRSSSEKTPHSTYAKGREKSSRHRKYSESRSSLDYSSDSEQSHVQGVHSAPEKEKQGKVEMLNGKQGKGREEGKSKPEWECSHSKKRTLKGDLPDHSRGDSVSKGKNCAGSKWDSESNSEQDVTKSRKSDPRRCSDKEEGEASSDSESEVGQSHIKAKPPAKPPTNTSLPGSDGAWKSRRSRSSASESESSCSNLGNTRVEPQKQKHLKDSLKGEREKSKAKKDKRHKAPKRKQAFHWQPPLEFGEEEEEEEEVNGKQLMQDPKEKKHVSEKYEAVKDNTPKGEKTCNEGSCPNKPKMGTLEQDSLAEGEHDLNSCPAPLKVEENSTSSPPSTQHLEEPVPGGGEDVLQTDDNMEICTPDRTSPAKGEGVSPLANHRLDSPEISLIPEQDEHIAHPRSGGKQESSVSESKTLGESGAKQDSSTSLTSPVEIAGKKEGAEKSQVNLTDKWKPLQGIGNVAVSAATTSSTVDVKALSTVPEVKPQGLRIEIKSKNKVRPGSLFDEVRKTARLNRRPRNQESSSDEQTPSRDGDSQSRSPHRSRSKSETKSRHRTRSVSYSHSRSRSRSSTSSYRSRSYSRSRSRGWYSRGRTRSRSSSYGSFHSHRTSSRSRSRSSSYDPHSRSSRSYTYDSYYSRSRSRSRSQRSDSYHRGRSYNRRSRSIRSYGSDSESDRSYSRHRSPSESSRYS; encoded by the exons ATGCAGAGACTGAGAGCCTACAGGCCACCGAGCGGAGAGAAGTGGAGCAAAGGAGACAA GCTAAGTGACCCCTGTTCAAGCAGATGGGATGAAAGGAGCTTGTCCCAGAGATCCCGATCATGGTCCTATAATGGGTACTATTCAGACCTTAGTACAGCAAGGCACTCTGATGGTCACCACAGAAAACGCCGGAAGGAAAAGAAGCTTAAGcataaaaaaaaagctaaaaagcagaaacattgccgaagacacagacagacaaagaagaggaggatagTTATGCCACCTGATTTGGAACCCTCAAGATCTCCCACCCACCGAGTGAAGTCCTCCAGTGTTGGAGAAAGGAGACCTCACGCCTCCTCATCCTCTCAGTGCTCGTCAAAGCGGGATTGGTCCAAATCAGACCGAGATGACCGGAGCGCTTCCACCCGCTCCAGCAGAGACTCCTACAGATCCAAGTGTCATTCAGGATCAGATTCTAGAGGGAGCTCTAGATCAAGGGCTGCGTCAGAATCCTCATCGCGCTCTCATAATAGATCAAAGTCTAGATCTAGTTCCAGGTCTGGGCCCCGAAGAACAACATCAGTATCCCCCAAAAAACCTGCTCAGCTGAGTGAAAATAAGCCAGTTAAGACAGAACCTTTAAGGTCATCAATGCCACAGAATGGAAGTGTGCTTGTGCAGCCAGTGGCAGCAGAAAACATTCCTGTAATACCATTGAGTGACAGCCCTCCCCCTTCTAGGTGGAAGCCTGGACAGAAGCCCTGGAAGCCCTCTTACGAGCGAATTCAGGAGATGAAAGCTAAAACAACCCACTTGCTGCCTATACAAATCACATACAATTTAACAAATGTTAAAGGAACTGTGAGTTCCTCGTCTtatcacaaaagagaaaaagcttcAGAAAGTGATGGGAGTGCTTATTCAAAGTACAGTGATAGAAGTTCTGGAAGCTCAGGAAGGTCAAGGAGCAAGTCTTCTAGGAGCAGGTCATCCTCCAGATCATACACGAGGTCAAGGTCACGAAGTGTACCTACGTCCCGCTCGCTCTCTAGGTCTCCATCCTCTAGGTTTCACTCGCCAGATAAGTACAGTGATGGCTCCCGGCACAGCAGGTCATCTTCATACACTTCTGTTAGCAGTGACAATGGAAGACGAGCCACATTTAGATCCAGCAGGAAAAAAAGTATCACTTCAAATAAAAGACACCGCAGCAGCTCTGAAAAGACACCTCACAGTACATACGCCAAAGGCAGAGAGAAGTCTTCACGTCACAGGAAGTATAGTGAAAGCAGATCATCTTTAGATTACTCTTCAGACAGTGAACAGTCACATGTTCAAGGAGTACACTCAGCCCCAGAGAAGGAAAAGCAGGGAAAAGTGGAAATGTTGAATGGTAAACAGGGGAAaggcagagaagaaggaaaatccAAGCCTGAATGGGAATGTTCTCATTCTAAAAAGAGAACTCTGAAAGGTGATCTTCCTGATCACTCTAGAGGTGACAGTGTGTCCAAAGGAAAGAACTGTGCTGGGAGTAAATGGGACTCTGAATCAAACTCAGAACAAGATGTGACAAAGAGCAGGAAAAGTGATCCCCGGAGATGTTCTgataaggaggagggggaagctTCATCAGACTCCGAGTCAGAAGTTGGCCAGAGTCACATCAAAGCCAAACCCCCAGCCAAACCTCCAACAAACACTTCCCTGCCTGGCAGCGATGGTGCCTGGAAGTCTAGGAGGTCACGGTCTTCAGCCTCTGAATCAGAGAGCTCCTGCTCCAACTTGGGGAACACTAGAGTGGAGCCCCAGAAGCAAAAACATTTGAAGGATAGTcttaaaggggagagagagaaatcaaaagCCAAAAAAGACAAAAGGCACAAGGCTCCAAAACGGAAGCAAGCTTTCCACTGGCAACCTCCACTCGAgtttggggaggaggaggaggaagaagaggaggtgaatGGAAAGCAACTTATGCAGGACCCGAAAGAGAAAAAGCATGTCTCTGAGAAGTATGAGGCTGTGAAAGACAATACTCCAAAAGGAGAGAAAACCTGTAATGAAGGTAGCTGCCCAAATAAACCCAAAATGGGTACTTTagagcaggactcacttgcagaGGGTGAGCATGATCTCAACTCTTGCCCTGCACCTCTGAAAGTGGAGGAAAACTCGACCAGCTCTCCCCCTAGCACCCAGCACCTTGAAGAGCCTGTCCCAGGTGGAGGGGAGGATGTGCTTCAGACAGATGACAACATGGAGATTTGCACCCCCGATAGGACTTCCCCTGCAAAGGGAGAGGGGGTGTCCCCTTTAGCAAACCACAGGCTAGACAGCCCAGAGATCAGCCTTATTCCAGAGCAGGATGAGCACATAGCACATCCCAGATCAGGAGGGAAACAAGAGAGCAGTGTGTCTGAAAGCAAGACCTTGGGTGAAAGTGGGGCTAAACAGGACAGCTCTACCAGCTTGACCAGTCCTGTAGAGATTGCTGGAAAGAAGGAGGGGGCTGAGAAGAGCCAGGTGAACCTCACAGATAAGTGGAAGCCACTGCAAGGTATAGGGAATGTGGCAGTGTCTGCTGCAACCACATCCAGCACTGTAGATGTAAAGGCTTTGTCTACCGTGCCTGAAGTGAAACCACAAGGCTTGAGAATAGaaatcaaaagcaaaaataaagttcGGCCTGGGTCTCTCTTTGATGAAGTAAGAAAGACAGCACGCCTGAATCGGAGGCCACGGAATCAAGAGAGTTCCAGTGATGAGCAGACACCTAGTCGGGATGGCGATAGTCAGTCCAGGAGTCCACACAGATCTCGAAGTAAATCTGAAACCAAATCTCGACACAGAACAAGGTCTGTCTCATACAGTCACTCACGAAGTCGATCTAGAAGTTCCACCTCATCTTACCG ATCAAGAAGCTACTCTAGAAGCCGAAGCAGGGGCTGGTATAGCAGAGGCCGAACCCGCAGCCGGAGCAGTTCCTATGGAAGTTTCCATAGCCACAG GACATCCAGCAGGAGCCGGTCCAGGAGCAGCTCCTATGACCCCCACAGCCGCTCCAG CAGATCCTACACCTACGACAGCTACTACAGCCGGAGTCGTAGCCGCAGCCGCAGCCAGAGGAGTGACAGTTACCATCGGGGTAGAAGTTACAACAGGCGGTCCAG GAGTATTAGGTCCTATGGCTCGGACAGTGAAAGTGACAGAAGTTACTCTCGTCACCGGAGCCCCAGTGAGAGCAGCAGATACAGCTGA